A single region of the Brachypodium distachyon strain Bd21 chromosome 3, Brachypodium_distachyon_v3.0, whole genome shotgun sequence genome encodes:
- the LOC100826046 gene encoding pentatricopeptide repeat-containing protein At1g05750, chloroplastic, which produces MAVAGTPSLSLPPPAQRSATSKPRRLPPRDVVSWTSAIARPAREGDLQGAAAALSAMLSSPAAPPPNDVTLLTVLSACAGDSSSALARPLALSLHALAVKLFPCNLLLCTCLARFYLASRLPHLAIKLFDSMPDRSVVTYNTMITGLMRNGLVAAAREVFDEMPAPDKVSWTALIDGCVKNGRHDEAIDCFHSMLRDGVEPDYVTLVAAISACAEVGALGLGMWVHRFVVDKRLEHNVRVANSLIDMYARCGQVDFARQVFGRIRKRTVVSWNSMIVGFAANGQYADAVEHFEAMRREGFKPDTVTFTGVLTACSHAGLTDEGLRYYDAMRTEHGIAARMEHYGCVVDLLGRAGRLGEAMRVVESMPMRPNEVVLGALLAGCRMHGDVDLAEQLMQHLLEQDPGGDSNYVLLSNIYAAVGKWGGAGKVRSLMKSRGVKKRPGQSTVEIDGEVHEFVCGDRSHPQAREVFEVLGLLTHEMAGCEL; this is translated from the coding sequence ATGGCAGTGGCCGGCACTCCCTCTCTCAGCCTGCCCCCACCTGCGCAGCGCAGCGCCACATCAAagcctcgccgcctcccgccgcggGACGTCGTCTCGTGGACGTCGGCCATCGCGCGCCCGGCGCGGGAGGGCGACCTGCAGGGGGCGGCCGCAGCGCTCTCCGCCATGCTCTCCTCTccagccgcgccgccccccAACGACGTCACCCTCCTTACAGTCCTCTCCGCCTGCGCCGGcgactcctcctccgcgcTCGCCCGGCCTCTCGCGCTCTCGCTCCACGCACTCGCCGTCAAGCTCTTCCCCTGCAACCTCCTCCTCTGCACCTGCCTCGCGCGGTTCTACCTCGCATCCCGCCTTCCGCACCTCGCCATCAAGCTGTTCGACTCCATGCCCGACAGGTCCGTCGTCACCTACAACACCATGATCACCGGCCTCATGCGTAACGGCctcgtggccgccgcgcgcgagGTGTTTGACGAAATGCCGGCGCCGGATAAGGTCTCGTGGACAGCGCTCATCGATGGGTGCGTCAAGAACGGGCGGCATGACGAGGCAATCGACTGCTTCCACTCTATGCTGAGAGACGGCGTTGAGCCAGACTATGTCACGCTGGTAGCTGCCATCTCTGCGTGTGCCGAGGTTGGTGCTCTCGGGCTCGGGATGTGGGTGCATCGCTTCGTGGTTGACAAGAGGTTGGAGCACAACGTCCGGGTCGCCAACTCGCTGATTGACATGTACGCGCGGTGCGGGCAGGTGGACTTTGCACGGCAGGTGTTTGGCAGAATAAGGAAACGGACTGTGGTCTCTTGGAACTCGATGATCGTCGGGTTCGCTGCCAATGGACAGTATGCCGATGCGGTGGAGCATTTCGAGGCGATGCGGAGGGAGGGCTTCAAGCCGGATACAGTGACGTTCACCGGCGTGCTCACGGCCTGCAGCCATGCCGGTCTCACCGACGAGGGGCTGAGGTACTACGACGCCATGAGGACGGAGCATGGCATCGCTGCGAGGATGGAGCACTACGGGTGCGTGGTGGACTTgctcggccgggccggtcgcCTAGGCGAAGCAATGCGCGTGGTGGAGAGCATGCCGATGCGGCCAAATGAGGTGGTGCTCGGAGCTCTTCTCGCAGGGTGCCGGATGCATGGGGACGTGGACTTGGCCGAGCAGCTGATGCAGCACCTTCTGGAGCAGGACCCCGGCGGCGACTCCAACTACGTGCTGCTGTCGAACATCTATGCGGCCGTCGGGAAATGGGGCGGTGCGGGCAAGGTCCGGAGCCTGATGAAATCCCGGGGAGTGAAGAAGAGGCCAGGTCAAAGCACCGTGGAGATCGACGGTGAGGTGCATGAGTTTGTCTGCGGGGATCGATCCCATCCGCAGGCTCGGGAGGTGTTCGAGGTGCTTGGCCTGCTCACGCATGAGATGGCAGGGTGTGAGTTGTGA
- the LOC100826357 gene encoding mitogen-activated protein kinase kinase kinase 1 isoform X1 → MGTPRRPRPQLARINAMRNSSYSAEGEDGDDDLVAYGELQLGGASGGGGGRGYPPQPSFRIRGGHGGAEEVAELLRKLGLSSTDDFTIPPAVYAAAMSHLPNAARRRASLEKQEQTPAARPEASSSSPPENPQVSGPGVVVVAARMERAGEGDDGKLVQSETMQVNARNHQGPRAESSRKLVELEIVETSTRAITRASKPENAVQDKEDDKIAKVDALREERRRGVVVEATRETTSALPLVVAAESTSLDIERLFSPSPNRRFRRTITSWVKGGHIGSGSFGSVYEAMSDDGFFFAVKEVSLIDQGINAKQRIIQLEHEVSLLSRLEHDNIVQYYGTDKEDGKLYIFLELVSQGSLAALYQRYCLQDSQVSAYTRQILNGLNYLHQRNVLHRDIKCANILVDANGSVKLADFGLAKEMSILSQARSSKGTVFWMAPEVAKAKPHGPPADIWSLGCTVLEMLTCKVPYPDMEWTHALLKIGRGIPPKIPDKLSEDARDFIAKCVQANPKDRPSAAQLFDHPFVQRPLQH, encoded by the exons ATGGgcacgccgcggcggccgcggccccAGCTGGCGCGCATCAACGCCATGAGGAACTCCTCCTACTCGGCGGAgggcgaggacggcgacgacgacctcgTGGCCTACGGCGAGCTCCAGCTCGGCGGCGCCtccgggggcgggggcgggcgcGGGTACCCGCCGCAGCCCAGCTTCCGCAtccgcggcggccacggcggcgcggaggaggtcgCCGAGCTCCTGCGCAAGCTCGGGCTCTCCAGCACCGACGACTTCACCATCCCGCCGGCCGTctacgccgccgccatgtcccACCTCCCcaacgccgcccgccgccgcgcgtcgCTGGAAAAGCAGGAGCAGACCCCTGCAGCACGACCCGAAGCTTCGTCCTCGTCGCCACCCGAGAACCCACAAGTTTCTGGACCCGGCGTTGTCGTGGTCGCCGCGAGGATGGAGAGAGCTGGGGAGGGGGATGATGGCAAATTAGTACAATCGGAGACTATGCAAGTTAACGCAAGAAATCATCAAGGACCTAGAGCTGAATCAAGCCGCAAATTGGTCGAGTTGGAGATTGTAGAAACCTCTACACGAGCGATCACTCGTGCGTCGAAGCCTGAGAATGCAGTCCAAGACAAGGAGGATGACAAAATTGCCAAAGTAGATGCGTTacgagaggagaggagaaggggCGTCGTTGTGGAGGCCACAAGGGAGACTACCAGTGCTTTGCCTCTCGTTGTTGCAGCAGAGTCCACTTCACTTGACATTGAGCGTCTGTTTTCGCCTTCGCCAAATAGGCGGTTTAGGAGAACCATCACGTCCTGGGTCAAGGGAGGGCATATCGGGAGCGGATCATTTGGGTCGGTCTATGAGGCGATGAGTGA TGATGGGTTTTTCTTTGCTGTCAAGGAGGTGTCATTAATTGACCAAGGAATCAATGCAAAACAGCGCATCATACAGCTTGAGCAT GAGGTATCCCTCTTGAGTCGTTTGGAGCATGACAATATAGTTCAGTACTATGGAACAGACAAG GAAGATGGAAAATTGTATATTTTTCTTGAACTTGTGAGTCAAGGCTCTTTGGCGGCTTTATATCAAAGATACTGTTTACAAGATTCACAAGTCTCAGCATATACAAGACAGATtttgaatggtttgaactatCTACATCAGCGGAATGTGCTGCACAG AGATATCAAATGTGCAAATATCCTAGTTGATGCAAATGGGTCGGTCAAATTAGCTGATTTTGGGCTTGCGAAGGAG ATGTCAATTTTGAGCCAGGCAAGATCTAGCAAGGGAACTGTGTTCTGGATGGCCCCTGAG GTTGCTAAGGCTAAGCCACATGGGCCTCCAGCAGATATCTGGAGTCTTGGCTGCACAGTTCTGGAGATGCTGACCTGCAAAGTTCCATACCCTGATATGGAATGG ACACATGCTTTGCTCAAAATCGGTAGGGGAATACCACCAAAAATTCCCGACAAATTATCAGAAGATGCACGGGATTTCATAGCAAAGTGTGTCCAAGCAAATCCAAAGGACCGGCCATCTGCTGCTCAGCTGTTCGACCACCCTTTTGTGCAGAGACCACTGCAACATTAA
- the LOC100826357 gene encoding mitogen-activated protein kinase kinase kinase 1 isoform X2 has product MGTPRRPRPQLARINAMRNSSYSAEGEDGDDDLVAYGELLRKLGLSSTDDFTIPPAVYAAAMSHLPNAARRRASLEKQEQTPAARPEASSSSPPENPQVSGPGVVVVAARMERAGEGDDGKLVQSETMQVNARNHQGPRAESSRKLVELEIVETSTRAITRASKPENAVQDKEDDKIAKVDALREERRRGVVVEATRETTSALPLVVAAESTSLDIERLFSPSPNRRFRRTITSWVKGGHIGSGSFGSVYEAMSDDGFFFAVKEVSLIDQGINAKQRIIQLEHEVSLLSRLEHDNIVQYYGTDKEDGKLYIFLELVSQGSLAALYQRYCLQDSQVSAYTRQILNGLNYLHQRNVLHRDIKCANILVDANGSVKLADFGLAKEMSILSQARSSKGTVFWMAPEVAKAKPHGPPADIWSLGCTVLEMLTCKVPYPDMEWTHALLKIGRGIPPKIPDKLSEDARDFIAKCVQANPKDRPSAAQLFDHPFVQRPLQH; this is encoded by the exons ATGGgcacgccgcggcggccgcggccccAGCTGGCGCGCATCAACGCCATGAGGAACTCCTCCTACTCGGCGGAgggcgaggacggcgacgacgacctcgTGGCCTACGG CGAGCTCCTGCGCAAGCTCGGGCTCTCCAGCACCGACGACTTCACCATCCCGCCGGCCGTctacgccgccgccatgtcccACCTCCCcaacgccgcccgccgccgcgcgtcgCTGGAAAAGCAGGAGCAGACCCCTGCAGCACGACCCGAAGCTTCGTCCTCGTCGCCACCCGAGAACCCACAAGTTTCTGGACCCGGCGTTGTCGTGGTCGCCGCGAGGATGGAGAGAGCTGGGGAGGGGGATGATGGCAAATTAGTACAATCGGAGACTATGCAAGTTAACGCAAGAAATCATCAAGGACCTAGAGCTGAATCAAGCCGCAAATTGGTCGAGTTGGAGATTGTAGAAACCTCTACACGAGCGATCACTCGTGCGTCGAAGCCTGAGAATGCAGTCCAAGACAAGGAGGATGACAAAATTGCCAAAGTAGATGCGTTacgagaggagaggagaaggggCGTCGTTGTGGAGGCCACAAGGGAGACTACCAGTGCTTTGCCTCTCGTTGTTGCAGCAGAGTCCACTTCACTTGACATTGAGCGTCTGTTTTCGCCTTCGCCAAATAGGCGGTTTAGGAGAACCATCACGTCCTGGGTCAAGGGAGGGCATATCGGGAGCGGATCATTTGGGTCGGTCTATGAGGCGATGAGTGA TGATGGGTTTTTCTTTGCTGTCAAGGAGGTGTCATTAATTGACCAAGGAATCAATGCAAAACAGCGCATCATACAGCTTGAGCAT GAGGTATCCCTCTTGAGTCGTTTGGAGCATGACAATATAGTTCAGTACTATGGAACAGACAAG GAAGATGGAAAATTGTATATTTTTCTTGAACTTGTGAGTCAAGGCTCTTTGGCGGCTTTATATCAAAGATACTGTTTACAAGATTCACAAGTCTCAGCATATACAAGACAGATtttgaatggtttgaactatCTACATCAGCGGAATGTGCTGCACAG AGATATCAAATGTGCAAATATCCTAGTTGATGCAAATGGGTCGGTCAAATTAGCTGATTTTGGGCTTGCGAAGGAG ATGTCAATTTTGAGCCAGGCAAGATCTAGCAAGGGAACTGTGTTCTGGATGGCCCCTGAG GTTGCTAAGGCTAAGCCACATGGGCCTCCAGCAGATATCTGGAGTCTTGGCTGCACAGTTCTGGAGATGCTGACCTGCAAAGTTCCATACCCTGATATGGAATGG ACACATGCTTTGCTCAAAATCGGTAGGGGAATACCACCAAAAATTCCCGACAAATTATCAGAAGATGCACGGGATTTCATAGCAAAGTGTGTCCAAGCAAATCCAAAGGACCGGCCATCTGCTGCTCAGCTGTTCGACCACCCTTTTGTGCAGAGACCACTGCAACATTAA
- the LOC100828599 gene encoding probable bifunctional methylthioribulose-1-phosphate dehydratase/enolase-phosphatase E1 isoform X1 produces MASVGVGGEAPAAETMASEAYLAGDAVREARELVAELCRHFYLQGWVTGTGGSITVKANDPAVPLAQQLIIMSPSGVQKERMVAEDMYVMSADGKVLSAPVAKPWPHKHPKCSDCAPLFMKSYLMRGAGAVIHSHGIETCIATMLDPGAKEFRITHMEMIKGIKGHGYNDELVIPIIENTPYEYELTDSLAAAIAAYPKATAVLVRNHGIYVWGDSWINAKTQAECYHYLLDAAIKLHQLGIDWTTPEHGPINSAKRLRTLLSPGIPNGCHPADSSKQCVVLDIEGTTTPISFVTDVMFPYARDNVRKHLTCTYDSEETKEDIKLLRIQVEDDLANGIVGATPIPRDDAGKEEVINSLVANVESMIKADRKITSLKQLQGHIWRTGFERKELQGVVFEDVPEALKNWHSSGTKVYIYSSGSREAQKLLFGHTTYGDLRQFLCGFFDTTTGNKREARSYFEISQSLGVDKPSQILFITDVFQEAIAAKSAGFEVIISIRPGNAPLPENHGFRTVNFFSEI; encoded by the exons ATGGCgagcgtcggcgtcggcggcgaggctcCTGCGGCGGAGACGATGGCGTCGGAGGCGTACCTGGCGGGCGACGCGGTGAGGGAGGCGCGGGAGCTGGTGGCGGAGCTCTGCCGCCACTTCTACTTGCAGGGGTGGgtcaccggcaccggcggcagcaTCACAGTCAAGGCCAACGACCCCGCCGTGCCCCTCGCGCAGCAGCTCATCATCATGTCCCCCTCCG GTGTGCAGAAGGAGAGGATGGTGGCCGAGGACATGTATGTGATGTCAGCAGATGGCAAGGTGCTTTCTGCACCAGTAGCGAAACCATGGCCGCACAAGCATCCAAAGTGTTCAGATTGTGCCCCTCTTTTCATGAAG TCTTATCTAATGAGAGGAGCTGGGGCTGTGATTCATAGCCATGGAATTGAGACTTGCATTGCAACAATGCTCGATCCTGGTGCAAAGGAGTTCAGG ATAACACATATGGAAATGATTAAAGGAATCAAAGGTCATGGCTACAACGATGAATTGGTGATTCCTATAATTGAGAATACTCCTTATGAGTACGAGCTCACAGACTCTCTAGCTGCAGCG ATTGCAGCGTACCCAAAGGCAACTGCTGTCCTGGTTAGGAACCATGGAATTTATGTTTGGGGTGATTCCTGGATCAATGCAAAGACACAG GCTGAATGCTATCATTATCTTCTTGATGCTGCTATCAAGCTCCATCAGTTGGGCATTGACTGGACAACTCCTGAGCATGGTCcaataaacagtgccaaaagactGCGCACTTTACTTAGTCCTGGCATCCCTAATGGATGTCATCCTGCTGACTCATCAAAG CAGTGTGTGGTGCTTGATATCGAGGGAACTACAACTCCAATATCTTTTGTGACTGATGTCATGTTTCCTTATGCCCGTGACAATGTGCGAAAGCATCTGACATGTACATATGATTCCGAAGAAACCAAAGAAGACATCAAACTGTTACGCATCCAA GTTGAAGACGACCTGGCGAATGGAATTGTTGGGGCTACTCCAATTCCACGTGATGATGCTGGCAAAGAAGAGGTTATCAATTCATTAGTGGCTAATGTTGAATCAATGATCAAAGCAGACAGGAAGATTACATCGTTGAAACAACTTCAG GGTCATATATGGAGAACTGGATTTGAAAGGAAAGAACTGCAAGGGGTCGTGTTTGAGGATGTTCCTGAGGCACTAAAGAACTGGCATTCGAGCGGTACAAAG GTGTACATATACTCAAGTGGCAGTAGAGAGGCACAGAAACTACTGTTTGGACATACAACCTATGGTGATCTGCGACAATTTCTGTGTGGTTTCTTTGACACCACAACCGG aaacaaaagagaagcAAGGAGTTACTTCGAGATCTCTCAGTCACTTGGGGTTGACAAGCCATCTCAAATCTTATTCATCACAGATGTCTTCCAAGAAGCCATCGCTGCAAAGAGTGCAG GTTTCGAGGTAATAATCTCCATCCGCCCCGGAAATGCACCACTTCCTGAGAATCATGGTTTCCGGACTGTCAATTTTTTCAGTGAGATCTGA
- the LOC100828599 gene encoding probable bifunctional methylthioribulose-1-phosphate dehydratase/enolase-phosphatase E1 isoform X2 produces MASVGVGGEAPAAETMASEAYLAGDAVREARELVAELCRHFYLQGWVTGTGGSITVKANDPAVPLAQQLIIMSPSGVQKERMVAEDMYVMSADGKVLSAPVAKPWPHKHPKCSDCAPLFMKSYLMRGAGAVIHSHGIETCIATMLDPGAKEFRITHMEMIKGIKGHGYNDELVIPIIENTPYEYELTDSLAAAIAAYPKATAVLVRNHGIYVWGDSWINAKTQAECYHYLLDAAIKLHQLGIDWTTPEHGPINSAKRLRTLLSPGIPNGCHPADSSKCVVLDIEGTTTPISFVTDVMFPYARDNVRKHLTCTYDSEETKEDIKLLRIQVEDDLANGIVGATPIPRDDAGKEEVINSLVANVESMIKADRKITSLKQLQGHIWRTGFERKELQGVVFEDVPEALKNWHSSGTKVYIYSSGSREAQKLLFGHTTYGDLRQFLCGFFDTTTGNKREARSYFEISQSLGVDKPSQILFITDVFQEAIAAKSAGFEVIISIRPGNAPLPENHGFRTVNFFSEI; encoded by the exons ATGGCgagcgtcggcgtcggcggcgaggctcCTGCGGCGGAGACGATGGCGTCGGAGGCGTACCTGGCGGGCGACGCGGTGAGGGAGGCGCGGGAGCTGGTGGCGGAGCTCTGCCGCCACTTCTACTTGCAGGGGTGGgtcaccggcaccggcggcagcaTCACAGTCAAGGCCAACGACCCCGCCGTGCCCCTCGCGCAGCAGCTCATCATCATGTCCCCCTCCG GTGTGCAGAAGGAGAGGATGGTGGCCGAGGACATGTATGTGATGTCAGCAGATGGCAAGGTGCTTTCTGCACCAGTAGCGAAACCATGGCCGCACAAGCATCCAAAGTGTTCAGATTGTGCCCCTCTTTTCATGAAG TCTTATCTAATGAGAGGAGCTGGGGCTGTGATTCATAGCCATGGAATTGAGACTTGCATTGCAACAATGCTCGATCCTGGTGCAAAGGAGTTCAGG ATAACACATATGGAAATGATTAAAGGAATCAAAGGTCATGGCTACAACGATGAATTGGTGATTCCTATAATTGAGAATACTCCTTATGAGTACGAGCTCACAGACTCTCTAGCTGCAGCG ATTGCAGCGTACCCAAAGGCAACTGCTGTCCTGGTTAGGAACCATGGAATTTATGTTTGGGGTGATTCCTGGATCAATGCAAAGACACAG GCTGAATGCTATCATTATCTTCTTGATGCTGCTATCAAGCTCCATCAGTTGGGCATTGACTGGACAACTCCTGAGCATGGTCcaataaacagtgccaaaagactGCGCACTTTACTTAGTCCTGGCATCCCTAATGGATGTCATCCTGCTGACTCATCAAAG TGTGTGGTGCTTGATATCGAGGGAACTACAACTCCAATATCTTTTGTGACTGATGTCATGTTTCCTTATGCCCGTGACAATGTGCGAAAGCATCTGACATGTACATATGATTCCGAAGAAACCAAAGAAGACATCAAACTGTTACGCATCCAA GTTGAAGACGACCTGGCGAATGGAATTGTTGGGGCTACTCCAATTCCACGTGATGATGCTGGCAAAGAAGAGGTTATCAATTCATTAGTGGCTAATGTTGAATCAATGATCAAAGCAGACAGGAAGATTACATCGTTGAAACAACTTCAG GGTCATATATGGAGAACTGGATTTGAAAGGAAAGAACTGCAAGGGGTCGTGTTTGAGGATGTTCCTGAGGCACTAAAGAACTGGCATTCGAGCGGTACAAAG GTGTACATATACTCAAGTGGCAGTAGAGAGGCACAGAAACTACTGTTTGGACATACAACCTATGGTGATCTGCGACAATTTCTGTGTGGTTTCTTTGACACCACAACCGG aaacaaaagagaagcAAGGAGTTACTTCGAGATCTCTCAGTCACTTGGGGTTGACAAGCCATCTCAAATCTTATTCATCACAGATGTCTTCCAAGAAGCCATCGCTGCAAAGAGTGCAG GTTTCGAGGTAATAATCTCCATCCGCCCCGGAAATGCACCACTTCCTGAGAATCATGGTTTCCGGACTGTCAATTTTTTCAGTGAGATCTGA
- the LOC100826670 gene encoding lysM domain-containing GPI-anchored protein LYP6 — protein sequence MEDSLSGGFAAALLVAIAVATVAEAKTTIEPCSGSDACQALLGYTLYADMKVSEVAALFGGVDPAALLAANALDFGAPGAAHRILPMGLFLRVPARCACSDGVRKSVSTRYAARPGDTLAAVADVVFAGLASADQIRDANGLGASGDADPNDAPLDAGQKLVVPLPCVCFNNSDSNLPAVYLSYVVQVGDTVPAVAASYETTVTDIMNVNAMGGPVAAPGDILAIPLPACASTFPKSASDHGLLVANGTYALTAGNCVQCSCGPGNLDLYCTPASLSGSCPSTQCSNSNVLLGNVSTHATSAGCNVSSCGYGGFINGTITTL from the exons ATGGAGGACTCGTTGTCCGGCGGCTTCGCGGCAGCGTTGCTCGTCGCGATCGCGGTCGCGACAGTGGCGGAGGCGAAGACGACGATCGAGCCGTGCTCGGGGTCGGACGCGTGCCAGGCCTTGCTGGGCTACACGCTCTACGCCGACATGAAGGTCTCCGAGGTGGCCGCGCTCTTCGGCGGCGTCGACCCGGCGGCGCTCCTGGCCGCCAACGCGCTCGACTTCGGGGCCCCCGGCGCGGCCCACCGGATCCTGCCCATGGGCCTCTTCCTCCGCGTCCCGGCCCGCTGCGCCTGCTCCGACGGCGTCCGGAAGTCCGTGTCCACCCGCTACGCCGCGCGCCCGGGGGACACGCTGGCCGCGGTCGCGGACGTCGTCTTCGCCGGGCTCGCGTCCGCCGACCAGATCCGGGACGCCAATGGCCTCGGCGCCTCCGGCGACGCCGACCCCAACGACGCGCCGCTTGATGCGGGGCAGAAGCTTGTTGTCCCGCTGCCGTGCGTCTGCTTCAACAACTCTGACAGTAATCTCCCGGCCGTTTACCTCTCCTACGTCGTCCAGGTCGGGGACACCGTGCCCGCTGTGGCCGCGAGCTACGAGACCACCGTCACGGATATCATGAACGTCAACGCCATGGGCGGCCCCGTTGCCGCGCCCGGCGACATCCTCGCCATCCCATTGCCAG CATGTGCATCTACTTTCCCAAAGTCTGCTTCCGACCATGGATTGCTTGTGGCAAATGGAACATATGCACTTACTGCTGGCAATTGCGTTCAGTGTAGCTGTGGGCCAGGAAAcctaga TTTATATTGCACGCCAGCTTCATTATCTGGATCATGCCCAAGCACGCAATGTAGTAATAGCAATGTGTTGCTTGGTAATGTGAGCACCCACGCAACAAGTGCAGGCTGCAACGTTTCTTCTTGCGGCTATGGAGGTTTTATCAATGGAACTATTACCACTTTGTAA
- the LOC100828898 gene encoding auxin-induced protein 15A: MQGEQQEKKAGKVKKGWLAVRVGGDVDNGFRRFVIPIAYLYHPVFQRLLEQARDAYGYDSSPGPLRLPCSVDDFLRLRARVDRDHTASSNSSSHRVHAGQHHHSLSPCTRAKVTS, from the coding sequence ATGCagggggagcagcaggagaagaaggcggggaaggtgaagaagggctggctggcggtgcgcgtcggcggcgacgtcgaCAACGGGTTCAGGCGGTTCGTGATCCCCATCGCGTATCTCTACCACCCGGTGTTCCAGCGGCTGCTGGAACAGGCCAGGGACGCCTACGGCTACGACTCGTCCCCCggcccgctccgcctcccTTGCTCCGTCGACgacttcctccgcctccgcgcccgGGTCGACCGCGATCACACGGCTTCCTCCAATTCCTCCTCGCACCGCGTGCACGCCGGGCAACACCACCACTCCTTGTCCCCGTGCACCCGCGCCAAAGTCACCTCGTGA